One stretch of Thalassovita sp. DNA includes these proteins:
- the coaBC gene encoding bifunctional phosphopantothenoylcysteine decarboxylase/phosphopantothenate--cysteine ligase CoaBC codes for MLNGKRILLIIGGGIAAFKLPELIRRLRERGASVTPVLTKAAQEFVTPLTIGSLAGEKVYTDLFDLTDEAEMGHIQLSRVADLVVLAPATADLMAKMAQGQANDLASTLLLATDTPVMIAPAMNVRMWDHPATQRNLALLQGDGITVLGPNEGDMACGEYGPGRMVEPMEILAGIEAALTDGPLKGKRILVTSGPTHEPIDPVRYIANRSSGVQGTAIAKALLALGAEVIFVTGPADVPPPEGVVLHRVESAKDMLTAVEAALPVDAGVFAAAVADWRVSSASGSKIKKQNGKLPVLEFAENPDILATISQLDQGRPGLVVGFAAETDDVIANATAKRQRKGCDWIVANDVSPETGIMGGSENAVTLISEDGAENWPRMGKDAVAVKLADRIAEAVLR; via the coding sequence ATGCTGAACGGCAAGCGCATTTTGTTGATTATCGGGGGCGGGATCGCGGCCTTTAAACTGCCCGAGCTGATCCGCCGCCTGCGCGAACGAGGGGCCTCGGTGACGCCGGTTCTGACCAAGGCCGCGCAGGAATTTGTCACCCCGCTGACCATCGGCTCGCTGGCGGGCGAAAAGGTCTACACGGATCTGTTTGACCTGACCGATGAGGCCGAGATGGGCCATATCCAGCTGTCGCGCGTGGCGGATCTGGTGGTGCTGGCCCCAGCGACCGCCGATCTGATGGCGAAAATGGCGCAAGGTCAGGCCAACGATCTGGCCTCGACCCTGCTGCTGGCCACCGACACCCCGGTGATGATTGCGCCTGCGATGAACGTGCGGATGTGGGATCACCCGGCGACCCAGCGCAATCTGGCGCTGTTGCAGGGCGATGGCATCACGGTTCTGGGCCCGAATGAGGGCGATATGGCCTGCGGCGAATATGGTCCGGGCCGCATGGTCGAACCGATGGAGATCCTGGCCGGGATTGAGGCGGCGCTGACCGACGGTCCCCTCAAAGGCAAACGGATCCTTGTGACCTCGGGCCCGACCCATGAGCCGATTGATCCGGTGCGCTATATCGCCAACCGTTCCTCCGGGGTGCAGGGCACGGCAATTGCCAAGGCCCTGCTGGCGCTGGGGGCAGAAGTGATCTTTGTCACCGGGCCCGCAGATGTGCCCCCGCCGGAGGGGGTGGTGCTGCACCGGGTGGAAAGCGCCAAGGATATGTTAACGGCAGTTGAGGCGGCGTTGCCGGTGGATGCCGGTGTGTTTGCTGCCGCCGTTGCGGATTGGCGTGTGTCCTCGGCCTCAGGTTCAAAAATCAAGAAACAGAACGGCAAGCTGCCGGTGCTGGAATTTGCCGAAAACCCCGACATTCTGGCAACGATCAGCCAGCTGGATCAGGGCCGCCCCGGTCTGGTGGTGGGCTTTGCCGCGGAAACCGACGATGTGATCGCCAATGCCACGGCCAAACGCCAGCGCAAAGGCTGTGACTGGATCGTGGCCAATGACGTCAGCCCGGAAACCGGCATCATGGGGGGCAGCGAAAATGCCGTGACCCTGATTTCCGAGGATGGGGCGGAAAACTGGCCGCGGATGGGTAAAGACGCGGTGGCGGTGAAACTGGCCGACCGCATTGCTGAAGCGGTGCTGCGCTGA
- a CDS encoding ABC transporter ATP-binding protein — translation MLEFDNVSKSFWTGTQRKVILEKGSFRVDLGQSLGILAPNGTGKTTLINMMAGLEKPDEGVIRRGCKVSFPLGFMGGVVSKHTAVENSRYIARLYGLDPDYVESFCRWLCNLGEYFNQPLGTYSSGMRARFSFALLLALDFDIYLIDEGMPSSTDVDFNKKAGDLLRERLNRTTVIIVSHSPATLQQFARSAAVLMNGKLHMFDTLEEAKQLYDYETQG, via the coding sequence ATGCTTGAGTTTGACAATGTCAGCAAGTCCTTCTGGACCGGCACCCAACGCAAAGTGATCCTTGAGAAAGGATCATTCCGGGTAGACTTGGGCCAATCGCTGGGCATCCTGGCCCCCAATGGCACCGGGAAAACCACGCTGATCAACATGATGGCCGGTTTGGAAAAACCGGACGAAGGGGTGATCCGCCGCGGCTGCAAGGTCTCATTCCCGCTGGGGTTCATGGGCGGCGTTGTCTCCAAACACACCGCCGTGGAAAACAGCCGCTACATCGCTCGGCTTTATGGCTTGGATCCCGACTATGTGGAATCCTTCTGCCGCTGGCTGTGTAACTTGGGCGAATACTTCAACCAGCCGCTTGGCACCTACAGTTCCGGGATGCGCGCGCGGTTTTCCTTTGCGCTGCTGCTGGCGCTGGATTTTGACATCTACCTGATCGACGAAGGCATGCCCTCCTCGACCGATGTCGATTTCAACAAAAAGGCCGGGGATCTGCTGCGTGAGCGGCTGAACCGGACCACCGTGATTATCGTGTCGCACTCGCCCGCGACGCTACAACAATTTGCCCGTTCAGCGGCCGTTCTGATGAATGGCAAGCTGCATATGTTTGACACCTTGGAAGAAGCGAAACAGCTCTATGACTACGAAACCCAAGGCTAA
- a CDS encoding capsule biosynthesis protein: MTTKPKAKKFRIRRGGSSDGATGAPAANAPAPQPEAPANEAAQTPRPTRPQQGARDYAEQMRKQAAQSQQPQEGGEEEMQSLAAIAARRKAQAQAQPQAQAQPQAPSPARPAARAQQAQPQQTAQQPAAQRPQQAQAQTQAAREGMVASPQEVTADQEIDAIRREGLTGRQLRMARRVAQKHGLAPTSDFDAVRLLRASGIEPFKRTNPLELVVPSAAKDGAEAATQLPQTVTPEASKLPSTEMAPAERRLQEISEIQRDIMRRRRRKMILLLTRLSFFVFLPTLLVTWYFTFIASPLYSTKSEFLVLQADSAGGGSMRGLLAGTQFATNQDAIAVQKFLTSRPAMIRLNEEFGFKEHFSQDSIDPIKRLEPDATNEAAYKLFKRYVKIGYDPTEGVVHMEVIAADPVVATTFAEALISYAEEKVDELSLRKRDDQMREARASLEQAKQERTEAQRKLVELQEGTLLDPQGEMAAIRALINNVEIQLQDKELQLQTQLNNQRPNQPKVQALEVEIRILKAELARQQARLNEAQNGDSSLAAKAAQIQMAQADLATADLFLQSAVQNEKQTAQAAARQVRYLTTAVAPVVPDAASYPRVFENSILAFLVLSGVYLMISLTASILREQVST, translated from the coding sequence ATGACTACGAAACCCAAGGCTAAAAAGTTCCGCATCCGCCGTGGTGGCTCGTCTGACGGGGCCACCGGTGCACCTGCGGCCAACGCCCCGGCCCCTCAACCTGAGGCGCCCGCCAATGAGGCGGCGCAAACGCCGCGGCCAACCCGCCCGCAACAGGGCGCGCGCGACTATGCCGAGCAGATGCGCAAACAGGCCGCCCAATCGCAGCAGCCGCAAGAAGGTGGCGAAGAGGAAATGCAAAGCCTCGCCGCCATTGCCGCCCGCCGTAAAGCGCAGGCTCAGGCACAGCCGCAGGCTCAGGCACAGCCCCAAGCGCCGTCACCAGCACGCCCAGCAGCCCGGGCCCAGCAGGCCCAGCCGCAGCAAACTGCCCAGCAACCGGCCGCACAGCGCCCGCAACAGGCTCAGGCCCAGACACAGGCAGCACGTGAGGGCATGGTCGCCTCGCCGCAGGAAGTGACCGCCGATCAGGAAATTGACGCCATTCGCCGCGAAGGGCTGACCGGGCGCCAGCTGCGCATGGCCCGCCGGGTGGCGCAGAAACACGGGCTTGCCCCAACCTCGGATTTTGACGCCGTGCGCCTGTTGCGCGCCAGCGGCATTGAGCCGTTCAAACGCACCAACCCGCTGGAACTCGTGGTGCCCTCCGCCGCCAAAGACGGCGCTGAGGCCGCAACGCAACTGCCCCAGACCGTTACGCCTGAGGCCAGTAAACTGCCCTCAACCGAAATGGCCCCGGCAGAACGACGTCTGCAGGAAATCAGCGAAATTCAACGCGATATCATGCGCCGCCGCCGTCGCAAGATGATCCTGCTGCTGACGCGTCTCAGCTTTTTCGTATTCCTGCCGACCCTGCTGGTGACCTGGTACTTCACCTTCATCGCCTCCCCGCTTTACTCGACCAAGTCCGAGTTTCTGGTGCTTCAGGCCGATTCCGCAGGCGGTGGCAGCATGCGCGGCCTGTTGGCGGGCACACAGTTTGCTACCAACCAAGATGCCATCGCGGTGCAGAAATTTCTGACTTCAAGGCCAGCGATGATCCGGCTGAACGAAGAGTTCGGCTTCAAGGAACACTTCAGCCAGGACAGCATCGACCCGATCAAACGTCTTGAACCCGATGCCACCAATGAAGCCGCCTATAAGCTGTTCAAACGCTACGTGAAAATCGGCTACGACCCGACCGAAGGTGTGGTGCATATGGAAGTGATCGCCGCCGATCCGGTGGTGGCCACAACCTTTGCCGAGGCACTGATTTCCTATGCTGAGGAAAAGGTCGATGAATTGTCGCTGCGCAAACGGGATGACCAGATGCGCGAAGCCCGCGCCAGCCTGGAACAGGCCAAACAGGAACGGACCGAAGCACAGCGCAAGCTGGTAGAACTGCAAGAGGGCACGCTGCTGGATCCGCAGGGCGAAATGGCCGCGATCCGGGCGTTGATCAACAATGTTGAGATCCAGCTGCAGGACAAGGAACTGCAACTGCAGACCCAGCTGAACAACCAACGCCCAAACCAGCCCAAGGTTCAGGCTCTGGAGGTTGAGATCCGCATCCTCAAGGCCGAACTGGCCCGCCAGCAGGCCCGCCTGAATGAAGCGCAGAACGGCGACAGCTCACTGGCCGCCAAGGCAGCGCAGATCCAGATGGCACAGGCTGATCTGGCCACTGCAGACCTGTTCCTGCAATCCGCAGTACAGAACGAAAAGCAGACCGCCCAGGCCGCCGCACGGCAGGTGCGCTACCTGACAACGGCTGTGGCCCCGGTTGTGCCCGACGCGGCCTCTTACCCGCGGGTCTTTGAAAACTCGATCCTCGCCTTCCTGGTGCTGTCGGGCGTCTATCTGATGATCTCGCTCACCGCATCGATCCTGCGTGAGCAGGTTTCAACCTAA
- a CDS encoding glycine zipper domain-containing protein: MHLKFHHHILALSALITLAACADPLDRQVQLSGPAGANFAADQAACRQVAKAYTDERARRGTYAGVAVGGLAGAAEEEDLEGALIGAALGGVIGRAEAEAEINEDRRAVMLRCLQNKGHPVVG; this comes from the coding sequence ATGCATCTGAAATTTCATCACCATATTCTTGCCCTGTCTGCCCTGATCACCCTGGCTGCCTGCGCCGATCCGCTGGATCGTCAGGTGCAGCTCTCTGGCCCTGCCGGGGCTAACTTTGCCGCTGATCAGGCCGCCTGCCGCCAAGTTGCCAAAGCCTACACCGATGAACGCGCCCGCCGCGGCACATATGCCGGCGTTGCCGTGGGCGGCTTGGCAGGCGCTGCTGAGGAAGAAGACCTAGAAGGCGCGCTGATTGGTGCCGCGCTTGGCGGCGTCATTGGCCGCGCCGAAGCCGAGGCCGAAATCAACGAAGACCGCCGCGCCGTGATGCTGCGCTGCCTGCAAAACAAAGGCCACCCCGTTGTGGGGTGA
- a CDS encoding HesA/MoeB/ThiF family protein, giving the protein MLLVFALVGMIWGVGQLIGLPKGMRWSLTFLLWAAVVLAQLTLPEGHPLREATGGSVALWLMLAGAGVLVWLYRMGLGWLRQRAQPDEVEDSAPKPTFSETELNRYARHIVMREVGGTGQKRLKNAKVLVIGAGGLGSPALLYLAAAGVGTIGVIDDDEVDNSNLQRQVIHRDADIGLPKVFSAEKAMKAQNPFVEVRPYKRRLEAETAADLIAAYDIVLDGTDNFDTRYLANRICVDQGKPLISGALSQWEGQISVFHPKKGGPCYQCVFPEAPAAGLAPSCAEAGVIAPLPGVIGTMMAVEAMKLITRAGAVLRGEMMIYDALWGETRKFTVKPRADCPICGKTDG; this is encoded by the coding sequence ATGCTGCTGGTATTTGCACTTGTTGGGATGATCTGGGGCGTAGGGCAGCTGATCGGCCTGCCCAAAGGCATGCGCTGGTCCTTGACCTTCCTGCTGTGGGCCGCCGTGGTTCTGGCCCAGCTGACCCTGCCTGAGGGCCATCCCCTGCGGGAGGCCACGGGTGGATCGGTTGCGCTCTGGCTGATGCTGGCGGGGGCCGGTGTCTTGGTCTGGCTTTACCGGATGGGCCTTGGCTGGCTGCGCCAGCGCGCCCAACCCGATGAGGTGGAAGATAGCGCGCCGAAACCAACATTTTCTGAGACAGAACTGAACCGCTACGCCCGCCATATCGTCATGCGTGAGGTCGGCGGCACCGGTCAGAAGCGGCTGAAAAACGCCAAGGTTCTGGTCATTGGTGCGGGCGGCCTTGGCTCCCCGGCGCTGCTTTATTTGGCGGCGGCGGGTGTGGGCACCATTGGGGTGATTGATGATGATGAGGTCGACAATTCCAACCTGCAGCGTCAGGTGATCCACCGCGATGCAGACATAGGCCTGCCCAAGGTGTTTTCCGCTGAAAAGGCCATGAAGGCACAAAACCCCTTTGTGGAGGTGCGTCCTTACAAACGGCGGTTGGAGGCGGAGACAGCCGCGGATCTGATTGCGGCGTATGACATCGTGCTGGACGGCACCGATAACTTTGACACCCGCTATCTGGCCAACCGGATCTGCGTAGACCAGGGCAAGCCGCTGATTTCTGGCGCGCTGTCGCAATGGGAAGGGCAGATCAGCGTGTTTCATCCCAAAAAGGGTGGACCCTGCTATCAATGTGTCTTCCCCGAAGCACCTGCTGCCGGGCTGGCCCCCAGCTGTGCCGAGGCCGGGGTGATCGCACCGCTGCCCGGGGTCATTGGCACGATGATGGCGGTTGAGGCGATGAAACTGATCACCCGTGCAGGCGCGGTGCTGCGCGGTGAGATGATGATTTACGACGCGCTTTGGGGCGAAACCCGTAAATTCACGGTAAAACCACGCGCTGATTGCCCGATTTGTGGCAAAACGGATGGTTGA
- the dut gene encoding dUTP diphosphatase, with translation MVEIVLSWLPEADQSLGLPGYATVGAAGADLRANFGADLRASGIELAPGARALVPTGLRMAIPEGYEVQLRPRSGLALKHGITLPNSPGTIDSDYRGPLGVIVMNAGQEAFQINHGDRIAQMVVAPVVMAAFAVAEDLEDTARGAGGFGSTGRQ, from the coding sequence ATGGTTGAAATTGTGCTGAGCTGGCTGCCCGAGGCGGATCAATCCCTTGGCCTGCCGGGCTATGCCACCGTGGGCGCCGCGGGCGCGGATCTGCGGGCGAATTTTGGCGCGGATCTTCGCGCCAGCGGTATCGAACTGGCACCCGGGGCCCGCGCGCTGGTGCCGACGGGGCTGCGGATGGCGATCCCCGAAGGCTATGAGGTGCAGCTGCGCCCCCGCTCGGGTCTGGCGCTGAAACATGGCATCACCCTGCCCAACAGCCCCGGCACCATTGACAGCGATTATCGCGGCCCGTTGGGTGTCATTGTGATGAACGCCGGTCAGGAGGCGTTCCAGATCAATCACGGTGACCGGATCGCGCAGATGGTGGTGGCCCCTGTGGTGATGGCGGCCTTTGCGGTGGCCGAAGATCTAGAGGACACGGCGCGCGGCGCGGGGGGCTTTGGCTCCACCGGACGTCAGTAA
- a CDS encoding amino acid ABC transporter permease: protein MGPVRENKEDFPWWLVAVVAIGLYLGWQVVTDDLYVQILSTLSKGVKLTVFVTLVSFVLASGLGLLLAVGSGSRYLVVRQLCRFYVEVVRGVPIIVLLLYVAFALAPALVAFYNYLGEMIGLDPIRTRHFPLLWRAILALMIAYSAFISEVFRAGLQSVDTGQIEAAQALGLSRWHRFRLVIFPQAIRTILPPLGNDFVALVKDSSLVSVLGVLDVTQLGKVTAASNFRYFETYNVVALIYLTMTIGLSLLLRRFERHLRRKDVG from the coding sequence ATGGGCCCGGTCCGCGAGAACAAAGAAGACTTCCCCTGGTGGCTGGTCGCCGTGGTGGCCATTGGGCTGTATCTGGGCTGGCAAGTGGTCACGGATGACCTCTATGTGCAGATCCTTTCGACCCTCAGCAAAGGTGTCAAACTGACAGTTTTTGTCACTTTGGTCAGCTTTGTCTTGGCTTCGGGTCTGGGGCTGCTCCTGGCGGTGGGGTCTGGGTCACGCTATCTGGTGGTGCGTCAGCTCTGCCGGTTCTACGTCGAAGTGGTGCGCGGCGTGCCGATCATTGTGCTGCTGCTTTATGTGGCCTTCGCCCTCGCCCCGGCGCTGGTCGCCTTTTACAACTATCTGGGGGAGATGATTGGCCTTGATCCGATCCGCACCCGGCATTTCCCATTGCTGTGGCGCGCCATCCTTGCCCTGATGATTGCCTATAGCGCCTTTATTTCCGAAGTGTTCCGCGCGGGTCTGCAATCTGTTGACACCGGCCAGATTGAGGCGGCGCAGGCCTTGGGCCTAAGCCGCTGGCATCGGTTCCGGCTGGTGATTTTCCCGCAGGCGATCCGCACGATCCTGCCGCCTTTGGGCAATGATTTCGTGGCCTTGGTTAAGGATTCCTCTCTCGTGTCAGTGCTGGGGGTTCTGGATGTCACCCAGTTGGGCAAGGTCACTGCCGCCAGCAACTTCCGGTATTTTGAGACCTATAATGTGGTGGCGCTGATCTATCTGACCATGACGATTGGCCTGTCGCTGCTGCTCAGACGGTTTGAACGGCATCTGCGGCGCAAGGACGTGGGGTGA
- a CDS encoding phosphomannomutase/phosphoglucomutase: MTKPLADVTPNTWDFLKLPMIKPTGFREYDARWKFPDEINLPGMTALGLGIGTQMRLHGLEPVIAVGNDYRDYSLSIKNALIVGLMQAGIRVKDIGPCITPMAYFSQFHLDAPAVAMVTASHNPNGWTGVKMGFQRPLTHGPDEMGELKDIVLNGKGQPHEGGMYEFVDGVWDAYMDDLVGDFKMTRKLKVVCASGNGTAAAFGPALFERLGVEMVDSHNRLDYTFPNYNPNPEAMEMLHDMSDSVKASGADFALGFDGDGDRCGVVDDEGEEIFADKVGVIMARDLAKLYPGSTFVADVKSTGLFASDPELQKYDIKADYWKTGHSHMKRRVHAIGALAGFEKSGHYFLSGDIGRGYDDGMRVAVEICKLMDRNPDMKMSDLRKALPKTWSTPTMSPYCADTEKYGVLDRLVEKLVAKAEAGETLAGKAIKEVVTVNGARVILENGSWGLVRASSNTPNLVVVCESSESEAEMRAIFAEIDAVIKTEPLVGEYDQTI; this comes from the coding sequence GTGACCAAACCTCTTGCAGATGTGACACCAAACACTTGGGATTTCCTCAAACTGCCGATGATCAAACCCACCGGCTTTCGCGAATATGACGCCCGCTGGAAATTCCCGGATGAGATCAACTTGCCCGGCATGACCGCCCTGGGTCTGGGCATTGGCACCCAGATGCGCCTGCATGGGCTGGAGCCGGTGATCGCCGTCGGCAATGATTACCGCGACTATTCGCTGTCGATCAAAAACGCCTTGATCGTTGGTCTGATGCAGGCCGGCATCAGGGTGAAAGACATCGGCCCCTGCATCACCCCAATGGCCTATTTCAGCCAGTTCCATCTGGACGCGCCCGCGGTGGCGATGGTCACCGCCTCGCACAATCCAAACGGTTGGACCGGTGTCAAAATGGGTTTCCAGCGCCCGCTGACCCACGGCCCTGATGAGATGGGGGAACTGAAAGACATCGTGCTGAACGGCAAGGGCCAGCCGCATGAGGGCGGCATGTACGAATTCGTCGATGGCGTTTGGGACGCCTATATGGATGACCTCGTCGGTGATTTCAAAATGACCCGCAAGCTGAAGGTTGTCTGCGCCTCAGGCAACGGCACCGCCGCCGCATTTGGCCCGGCGCTGTTTGAACGGCTGGGCGTTGAGATGGTCGATAGCCACAACCGGCTGGACTACACTTTCCCCAACTACAACCCAAACCCCGAAGCGATGGAAATGCTGCATGACATGTCAGACAGCGTGAAAGCCTCGGGCGCGGATTTTGCGCTTGGCTTTGACGGCGACGGCGATCGCTGCGGCGTTGTGGATGATGAGGGGGAAGAGATTTTTGCCGATAAGGTGGGCGTCATCATGGCCCGCGATCTGGCCAAGCTCTACCCCGGGTCGACCTTTGTGGCGGATGTGAAATCCACCGGCCTCTTTGCCTCGGACCCTGAGCTGCAGAAATATGACATCAAGGCCGATTACTGGAAAACCGGCCACAGCCACATGAAACGCCGGGTGCACGCGATTGGCGCGCTGGCAGGCTTTGAAAAGTCGGGCCACTACTTCCTGTCGGGTGACATTGGCCGCGGCTATGACGACGGCATGCGCGTCGCGGTGGAGATCTGCAAACTGATGGACCGCAACCCCGACATGAAAATGTCGGACCTGCGCAAGGCGCTGCCAAAAACCTGGTCCACCCCCACCATGTCACCCTATTGCGCCGACACCGAGAAATACGGCGTGTTGGACCGGCTGGTGGAAAAACTGGTGGCCAAGGCAGAGGCTGGCGAAACCCTGGCCGGCAAGGCGATCAAAGAGGTTGTGACCGTCAACGGCGCCCGGGTGATCCTGGAAAACGGCTCCTGGGGGTTGGTGCGCGCCTCATCCAACACGCCGAACCTGGTGGTGGTCTGCGAAAGCAGCGAAAGCGAAGCGGAAATGCGCGCCATCTTTGCCGAGATCGACGCGGTGATCAAAACCGAGCCGCTGGTCGGGGAATACGACCAGACGATCTGA
- a CDS encoding M3 family metallopeptidase, producing MTNPLMSQWDTPFELAPFDTIRDEDFAPAFEAALDAHNAEIAAIAENTDTPTFANTVEALEAAGEALNKVLSVFFTVAGADSNPAREALQRDFSPKMAAHFAAISSNKALFARLADLWARRDDLDLSPEQARVLMLSHRGFVRAGAALEGAADARMGKIKGRLAVLGTQFTQNLLADEREWFMELTEEDLDGLPDFAVEAMRAAGAEKGAAGPVVTTGRSIITPFLQFSTRRDLRQKAYQAFTARGANGNDNDNRAIAAEILTLREERAHLLGYADFASYKLETEMAKTPDRVAELLEAVWQPAKARAEADANVLEEMMHAEGINGDLEAWDWHYYAAKRRKAEHDLDEAELKPYLQLERMIEASFACATRLFGLEFTPLDVPLYHEDCRAWEVTRNGEHVAVFIGDYFARGSKRSGAWCSAMRAQAKFPKVQAPVVINVCNFAKGDPALLSYDDARTLFHEFGHALHQMLSNVTYESISGTSVARDFVELPSQLYEHWLEVPDVLQEFATHAETGEAMPAAMLEKVLGAANFDQGFQTVEYVASAMVDLAFHRGAAAADPMAKQAEVLAGLGMPKQIAMRHATPHFAHVFAGDGYSSGYYSYMWSEVMDADAFAAFEEAGGAFDPAKAKALEDNILSTGGSKEAEELYVAFRGRMPGVEALLKGRGLS from the coding sequence ATGACCAATCCGCTGATGTCCCAATGGGACACCCCCTTTGAACTTGCCCCGTTTGACACCATCCGGGATGAGGATTTTGCCCCCGCGTTTGAGGCCGCGCTGGACGCGCATAACGCTGAAATTGCGGCCATCGCCGAAAACACGGACACCCCGACCTTTGCCAATACCGTCGAAGCGCTGGAGGCCGCGGGTGAGGCGCTGAACAAGGTGCTTTCGGTGTTCTTCACCGTCGCAGGCGCCGACAGCAACCCGGCGCGTGAGGCGTTGCAGCGCGACTTTTCGCCCAAAATGGCGGCGCACTTCGCTGCAATTTCCTCAAACAAGGCGCTGTTTGCCCGTTTGGCTGATCTTTGGGCGCGACGCGATGATCTGGACCTCAGCCCGGAACAGGCGCGCGTCCTGATGCTGAGCCACCGCGGGTTCGTACGCGCTGGTGCCGCGCTGGAAGGCGCGGCCGACGCGCGCATGGGCAAAATCAAGGGCCGGTTGGCGGTGCTGGGCACCCAGTTCACCCAGAACCTGCTGGCGGATGAACGCGAATGGTTCATGGAACTGACCGAGGAGGATCTGGACGGTCTGCCCGATTTTGCTGTGGAGGCGATGCGCGCGGCGGGCGCTGAAAAGGGCGCGGCCGGGCCGGTGGTGACCACGGGTCGGTCGATCATCACCCCGTTTTTGCAATTTTCCACCCGCCGCGATCTGCGTCAGAAGGCCTATCAGGCCTTCACCGCGCGGGGGGCCAACGGCAATGACAATGACAACCGCGCCATCGCGGCTGAGATCCTCACCTTGCGCGAAGAACGTGCGCATCTGTTGGGCTATGCGGATTTTGCCAGCTACAAACTGGAAACCGAAATGGCCAAGACGCCAGATCGGGTGGCCGAACTGCTGGAAGCGGTCTGGCAACCGGCCAAGGCCCGCGCCGAGGCAGATGCCAACGTGCTGGAAGAGATGATGCATGCCGAGGGCATCAACGGCGATCTGGAAGCCTGGGATTGGCACTATTACGCCGCCAAACGGCGCAAGGCGGAACATGATCTGGATGAGGCTGAGCTGAAGCCCTACCTGCAGCTGGAGCGGATGATTGAGGCCTCCTTTGCCTGTGCCACCCGCCTGTTCGGGCTGGAGTTCACGCCGCTGGATGTGCCGCTCTACCATGAGGATTGTCGCGCCTGGGAGGTGACGCGGAACGGTGAACATGTGGCCGTTTTCATTGGTGACTATTTCGCCCGTGGCTCCAAACGGTCCGGCGCGTGGTGCTCGGCGATGCGGGCACAGGCGAAGTTCCCGAAGGTGCAGGCGCCGGTGGTGATCAACGTCTGCAACTTTGCCAAGGGTGATCCGGCGCTTCTGTCTTATGACGATGCGCGCACCCTGTTCCATGAATTTGGCCATGCGCTGCATCAGATGCTGTCCAATGTGACCTATGAAAGCATTTCCGGTACCTCGGTGGCGCGGGACTTCGTGGAACTGCCCAGCCAGCTTTATGAACATTGGCTTGAGGTGCCTGACGTGCTGCAGGAATTTGCCACCCACGCCGAAACCGGCGAGGCCATGCCTGCCGCAATGCTGGAGAAGGTGCTGGGCGCGGCCAACTTTGATCAGGGCTTCCAAACAGTGGAATATGTCGCCTCGGCCATGGTGGATCTGGCGTTCCACCGCGGCGCGGCAGCTGCGGATCCGATGGCAAAACAGGCGGAGGTTCTGGCCGGACTTGGCATGCCGAAACAGATCGCCATGCGCCATGCGACGCCGCATTTTGCCCATGTCTTTGCCGGTGACGGCTATTCGTCCGGCTATTACAGCTACATGTGGTCCGAGGTGATGGATGCCGATGCTTTCGCCGCCTTTGAAGAGGCCGGCGGCGCCTTTGATCCGGCCAAGGCCAAAGCGCTGGAGGACAACATCCTGTCCACCGGCGGATCGAAAGAGGCGGAAGAGCTTTATGTGGCGTTCCGGGGCCGGATGCCCGGGGTTGAGGCGCTGCTGAAAGGGCGCGGCCTCAGCTAA
- a CDS encoding transporter substrate-binding domain-containing protein produces MKFVLSMVAALGLTSTAMAADLPDLGGKEVVVVTENAYPPLQFVDPKTGEAIGWEYDAMAEIAKRINITVVYENISWDAMIPAVSEGQFDLGMTGITIREDRKEKVDFSDKYMTSQMRMIVAGDETRFDDAKSFAANADLLAGAQPGTTPFYVTVYDILDGDEANPRITLFETFGAAIQALRVGDVDLALSDSTAANGYVAASDGRLKIIGDPLGTEDFGFIFPKGSDLVDPINAAIASMEADGSLEALNTKWFLEYKLGQ; encoded by the coding sequence ATGAAATTTGTTCTGTCGATGGTGGCCGCATTGGGCCTGACCTCCACCGCTATGGCGGCGGACCTGCCGGATCTGGGCGGCAAGGAAGTGGTTGTTGTGACCGAAAACGCCTATCCGCCGCTGCAGTTTGTTGATCCCAAAACCGGCGAGGCGATCGGTTGGGAATATGACGCGATGGCGGAGATTGCCAAGCGTATCAACATCACCGTTGTTTACGAAAACATCAGCTGGGACGCGATGATCCCCGCGGTCTCGGAGGGGCAGTTCGATCTGGGCATGACCGGCATCACCATCCGCGAAGACCGCAAGGAAAAGGTCGACTTCTCGGACAAATATATGACATCGCAGATGCGGATGATTGTTGCGGGTGATGAAACCCGGTTCGACGATGCCAAAAGCTTTGCCGCCAATGCCGATCTGCTGGCCGGCGCGCAGCCGGGCACCACGCCGTTCTACGTCACCGTTTATGACATTCTGGACGGCGATGAGGCCAACCCGCGCATCACTCTGTTTGAAACCTTCGGCGCGGCCATTCAGGCCCTGCGCGTGGGCGATGTGGATCTGGCCCTGTCCGACAGCACCGCGGCCAACGGCTATGTGGCGGCATCTGACGGTCGTCTGAAAATCATCGGCGATCCGCTGGGTACTGAGGACTTTGGTTTCATCTTCCCCAAAGGCTCGGATCTGGTTGACCCGATCAATGCCGCGATCGCCTCGATGGAGGCGGATGGATCGCTGGAAGCGCTGAACACCAAGTGGTTCCTGGAATATAAACTGGGTCAGTAA